A portion of the Sabethes cyaneus chromosome 3, idSabCyanKW18_F2, whole genome shotgun sequence genome contains these proteins:
- the LOC128743552 gene encoding ejaculatory bulb-specific protein 3-like, with amino-acid sequence MKFVLMSVCALLAFAAAQEEQYTSRFDTIDLDEILKSDRLFRNYFQCLMDEGRCTPEGNELKRVLPEALETNCAKCTEKQRQDGLRAIRYMTENRPEEWKALRARYDPEDKYFTLYVADAEKEGIKL; translated from the coding sequence ATGAAATTCGTCCTAATGTCCGTGTGCGCCCTGCTGGCATTTGCTGCGGCTCAGGAGGAACAGTACACCAGCCGATTCGACACCATCGATCTGGACGAGATCCTGAAATCGGATCGACTGTTCCGAAACTACTTCCAGTGCCTGATGGACGAGGGCCGCTGCACCCCGGAAGGAAACGAACTGAAGCGGGTTCTGCCGGAAGCTCTCGAAACCAACTGCGCCAAGTGCACGGAAAAACAACGCCAAGACGGACTCCGTGCCATCCGGTACATGACTGAAAACCGACCGGAAGAATGGAAGGCACTGCGCGCCCGGTACGATCCGGAGGACAAGTACTTCACACTGTACGTGGCCGACGCCGAGAAGGAAGGAATCAAACTGTAG
- the LOC128743558 gene encoding ejaculatory bulb-specific protein 3-like has protein sequence MKLFVAIFALLAVAAAQEVYTSKYDNIDVDEILRSDRLFKNYFQCLTDEGRCTPEGNELKRILPEALETNCAKCSEGQRNGAIKAFGYLNANRPEEWKILRMRYDPENKYVEQYREEAEKVGIKL, from the coding sequence ATGAAACTCTTCGTGGCCATTTTCGCTCTCCTCGCCGTGGCAGCCGCCCAGGAGGTGTACACCAGCAAGTACGACAACATCGACGTGGACGAGATCCTTAGGTCGGACCGGCTTTTCAAGAACTACTTCCAGTGCCTGACGGACGAGGGGCGGTGCACACCGGAGGGAAACGAGCTGAAGCGGATCCTGCCGGAAGCCCTCGAAACCAACTGTGCCAAGTGCAGCGAAGGCCAACGGAATGGTGCAATCAAGGCTTTCGGCTACTTGAACGCCAACCGCCCGGAAGAGTGGAAGATCCTGCGAATGCGGTACGACCCGGAGAACAAATACGTCGAACAGTACCGCGAGGAGGCCGAGAAGGTTGGAATAAAATTGTAA
- the LOC128740894 gene encoding ejaculatory bulb-specific protein 3-like, translating to MTAKAEDEENSHHHHIGQMRNSRCHPNPGQSRIIRNVCNNKMSFGFISTLTLLVFAVSAQDQYTTKYDGIDLDEILKSERLFNNYYKCLMDEGPCTPDGKDLKRILPEALQTNCEKCTESQRAGAIKVINYIIQNRPEQWKNLQAKYDPENIYLEKYREEAAESGITI from the exons ATGACAGcaaaagctgaagatgaagagaatAGTCACCACCACcacattggtcagatgaggaaTTCGAGGTGCCATCcgaatccgggacagtcccgcataatccggaacgtctg CAACAACAAAATGAGTTTCGGCTTTATTTCGACATTAACCCTACTGGTCTTCGCGGTTTCGGCCCAGGATCAGTATACTACCAAATACGACGGCATCGATCTGGATGAAATTTTGAAATCGGAGCGCTTGTTCAACAACTACTACAAATGTCTAATGGACGAAGGCCCCTGCACTCCGGACGGAAAAGACCTGAAACGCATCCTTCCGGAAGCTCTCCAAACTAATTGCGAGAAGTGTACTGAATCGCAACGCGCTGGTGCCATCAAGGTTATCAATTACATTATCCAGAACCGTCCGGAACAGTGGAAAAATTTGCAAGCTAAATACGATCCGGAGAATATTTACTTGGAAAAATATCGCGAGGAGGCAGCGGAAAGCGGTATCACCATATAA
- the LOC128743554 gene encoding ejaculatory bulb-specific protein 3-like: protein MKSFIVIALALIVAVAAQNRYTNKYDGIDIDEILKSNRLFNNYYKCLLDKGRCTPDANELKRILPEALQTNCAKCTEKQRQGAVHVINYLIENRSAQWKVLQERYDPGNVYINKYRDEARASGIKI from the coding sequence ATGAAATCATTCATCGTGATTGCCCTAGCCCTCATCGTGGCTGTTGCCGCCCAGAACAGATATACCAACAAGTACGACGGAATCGACATCGACGAAATCCTCAAGTCGAACCGATTGTTCAACAACTACTACAAGTGCCTACTGGACAAGGGCCGCTGCACCCCGGATGCTAACGAGCTGAAGCGTATCCTGCCGGAAGCCCTCCAGACCAACTGCGCCAAATGTACGGAAAAGCAACGCCAGGGAGCCGTTCACGTCATCAACTATCTGATCGAAAACCGATCGGCTCAGTGGAAGGTTTTGCAGGAGAGGTACGATCCGGGTAATGTCTATATCAACAAGTACCGCGATGAAGCTCGTGCATCCGGAATCAAGATCTAA